Within the Miscanthus floridulus cultivar M001 chromosome 2, ASM1932011v1, whole genome shotgun sequence genome, the region GGCCTAGTTAATAGAGTGGCTTCCATGATTGCACAACTAGTATGATAATAGTAGCAATTCCTCCATCCctaaataaattaatttctaGAGTTATCTTGAGTCAATTTTTTTAATACTTgtccaaatttataaaaaaacacaaatatttatgatatcaaatgagCATATTATGATAATATATTTCATGACTTATTTAATAATactaatttgatatcataaatcttcGTATTTTGTTTATAAATTTAGTTGAACttagaaaagtttgacttaagataacTCTAGGAATTCATTTATTCAAGACTAGAGGGAGTAGTATACAATTCTTATACAACTTAGTCTATATCGCATCTTATCATTAATTTTTACTCCTCTTGTCCCAAAATTTCTATAGTTGTTCTATGTCAAATTATTTtatatttaactaaatttatagaaaaaagcaTTAATATTTATGAGGCCAAATTAGcatcactagatatatatatcATGGCATATCTTTTCATAATGTATTTATTTGGTGTGATAGATGTTTTTTAAGGAAATTGCATGGGATTATGTCTATTTCATTGATATAGAACATAGTTTTACGACCCATTTAAAGTGGGGAAAGACAAAAAAAAGTTACTCTCGCGCTAAAAGTATCACTAATTATTTCTTCCCCAGCACAATCCAGCCCTGCTTCATCTTCAATGATACTCGTAAGGGATATTGTTGAAGATACTCGCCAGGTGTGTCTTGCGTTGTTGAGATATTTATCTACCATTATTCTTGCACTATGGTGCTCGTTGGCTAGTTTCCAGGCAGCAAACTCGCATGGTGGGTCCATACTACGGAGAGGCTCTATATTGTCCTAGTGTATCTGTACTCCACTATGGTATTGTGTCTCAACAATTTGTCTACAAAGCGGGTAAATTGGACAGTGCATACGGGTGTATGAGAGACTTTTTTACTGGGTACAGAGTGAACCAGTGAAAAAGTGTCTCATACACCCTAAGTTTATGAGCATGTTATAAGAAAGAATTTGAATGTTTTAGAGGAGTTCCATATCAAGGTTAAAGGAGTTGTAAAGATTAGGTGAAATATTCCTTCCCCACACCTAAATATTTAGTTGCACCAATTATATGTAGAAATTACACCAAAATAATCACCATAACTCTAATATAAGCCAAGTGTAAATCTAGCATAAATCAGGGTAAGTGAAACTAGGATGTGGGAGAGAAGATTTGTGTCCGAATATTAGTTTTATTCGCTTCTATACATGCTATCTATGAAGAAGaaagggaaagaaaagaaaagcaagAGAAAATCAGGTGGGGTAGAGAAGATTTTCACCCGGCCACGATAGCAAAGCTGATAGCTAAGATAATAAAAAGTAAATGTTTGGTTGTAAGTAAAAGTACCCGTAGAAAAAAAAATGCCTAGGGAGTTCAGTTGATCGAGGTCACGCAAGTTAGAATTCTTTTATTGTCTAAATACACAGATAATACATGTTTGCTTACAGTCAAAATTGTCTGTAGAGTATATGACTAGCTAGCTCAGTTGATTCATAGCAAAAATATCCACCGAGGTCAGCCAAGTGTGGAATTCATTTTGGCACGAACTTGGGCCATTGCCATGGTTCGCATGGATGCTACGTTGCCACCCAAAATGGCAATTACAGTGCTAGGTCGGCACAATTTTGATACACTACAAGAACGGAAGAAGCAGCCACGGGCGGCTGTCCACATTTCCCCGTACCAGTGGCGCCTCTCGGCACGACGTGCGCACGCAGACATCCCCGTGCGCGGGCTGCCACGACGAGCCGGCAACGCCCAGACGTCGTCGATGGCACGCACAGTGGCGCCGCATCAACGGCCCGGCGCGGCGACAACGACGCACGACGGCCGGCGGTCCCGGTCCCGGCAGGTCGCCGTCCGACCGGTCGCCGGCGCTTCGGTTGCAGCCGCGCGCGCGCGAGCGTGTACGCGTGGGGGCCGGGCGGACGAGCGGGGTTCCCTGGCATGCATGCAAGCCGGATGATGGAGCCGGGGATAGGAGCGCGCGCGCACGTCCTTGTCTCGCGGCCGGTTGCCGATATGATGCCGATGGCCGGCCGGATCGACGGCGAAAGGGTTGATCGCAAGAGCGTGGCCTTATTATGTTTAGCACTTTCTGCCCCCCGCCGCGGCAAAGTACTAGAGAGGATCGGCCGGCGGATGAGAGCCTGGTGGACCGGCCGTCATCACGGGAGCCTGAACGCTAGTGTTCGCGTCGTCAGGTAGCCATAGACAATCGAGGCAGCAGTGTGAGATTAGACATGGCGCCAATGTGTCATGTGTGTGTACGTGCTTCATTCGTTCGGTGCTGCCACTGCTAGGAGTACGTAGTAGTATCTGTGTATGTGGCCGCTCTTGCTCCCGCGGGAGTCCCGGCCCGGTGTCGCGGTCACACTCGCACGCACTGGGACGCGGATCAACGTGATCGGGATGCGCGTGGTCGGCGCGATCCGTGCCGCGGCGTCTTCGCATACGTGCCGGGCGCGCGACAAAAGCAGCGCACTCCAAGCAGCGGAGCAATATATACCCCGAAAGGGACCCCGGCGCCAAGTCCGTCTCCGCGAGAACGCAAGAGAAGCGTATGGTCGAGCCCACGCACTCACACGAAAAGAACGCATCGCACGGGGGCTAATTTAAAATCAGTGCTGCAAGAACTAAACCTTTGCCCAGCGTCTCCTGACTCTTGCATGCAGCTGACAGAAAAGAATCGGTGCGCCTGTCTTCCCTCTTCCTATATAATCTGTGAGCAGAATCAAGAGTCTGCATTCATTCAGAATTTGAGATTCAGTTGAACTGAGCAAACAAAAATGTTGCCCAGTGACAGTGAGCGGACCGACTCTGAGATTCTTTCTTAAGCACATTCcactaaagatggcaatgggctccaatacccgatacccgacgggtacttaATCCATTAGAGGACGGAGATGTGATCATATCTTTATCCGCGgacatctaaatgggcaagaatccatccccgacaggtatagcgggtacggaaaCGTTCCCTggttacccgtccccgttacccgttggggaacccgactatttaagctgtcatacgagtattaggactaaagaagctcaacataggtattttgacccaaatatgaacaatcatatatatagtttgtgtgttctaggaaccataGTTCAATTTTTCTTCACCATCTccaccagcagcacaagcacgcgtGCCTcatgagcgctcgtgcccctcacttcctcagttcggtctctctgccacctttgctcgtcctcctcgcaacctcgcttcttctcctcggtacctccgagactccgacacttatacccgagtgaagaagaaacgtcttcgATTACAAagttgcgaccccaagtgtccttgtttattgggtaggcagtacccgtcgggtatctgttacccgaccgatgcccgacgggtacggggatgggcaagaatctatacccgagacagttaacggggacggggacgggatgaattctctgtagcggggaagagaacgttccggcgatacccgacgggcacatccccgttgccatccataCATTCCACTCAAtcacaatggccccgttcgcttcgctgaaaaaacaaaccgaaacactgtttcggctgatttgtttgGAGAGAAAAACACCAACTAAgttgaaaagtatggattataacaCAAGCGAACGAAGCCGATGTCCGTCGACACTCGACAGCATCTAGAAGCCCTCACCTACAGCGACGAACCGCGCCACAGACGACAAACCCCCCATTTCACCTCAGTTAGCACAAAGCCCATCAAAATCGACTCCACTTGGGAATAAATCCACAGAAGCAGCAGCGTCGtccaaaacacacacacaccaaaCGACATCAGAACACAGTGGCAGGAAAGAACCAAAGAGCCCCCACACAAGTGGTCAAGTGGACAAAGCCGAGAAGCGTTCGCTTGCTGTGGAGGAAGCAAATTCCCATCTGCGTTCAAAATTGCTGTGCCCGTCGACAACGAAGGCTCTGCTCTGCTTGTCCCGGCAGCATGTCCggctgttcgtttgctcgtaaacgatcgtaaattttcagttgagaacagtgtttttctttcacaccaaaccaaccagcagtaaataatccacgatacgatacggcctcccgaacatgcTGACAGAAACAGAAGCCCCACGTCACGACACACAGATACTCTACGACTGATGAACAGAAACGAAATCCGGAGGGCCCGATCTCTGAACAAAGATCGAGACAGAAACCGTCACCGTTCTTATTCTTATATCATCATCAATCATATATTATACCACTATGAACAAATATGTACACACACTGATATAGAAGCCAAGCCAGCAAcacctcagcagcagcagcaactggGTGGCAATGGCGAGCAAGTAGCAGCAACCAAGATCCTAGACACCCCAGTCCACTGGGCCGAGTGACAACAACTGGAGCTGGATGCATATCCATGTCATCCAATCCAAAGAAAAAGGGATAAAGCGAAGAAGGAAAAAATATACTCTATACTAGCAAGAGGCGCCACCAGCTGAGCTCTGGTTGCTCGATCTCTAGAAGGAAGCACGAGCTGGGCGCCTTTCTTCTCTCTACTACGGTACTACCACTACTAATCTCTCTCTAAGCTGTCACTATCCCAATTTAATTACACTAGTGTGAAATGAAACGAAAAAAGAAAAGCAACTACCAACTGTAACTGTGGTGTGGGGGGACGGGAAGACCCCGGGGAACTGATCTCGGCTCCCTCTGGTGACTTCTCCCCTGATCCATGGCTCCTCTGTTCCTCCTCCAAGAAACGTGGAGCTCGGTCAGGCCTGGGCCTCGAGCTCCTTGCCCGTGATGAAGGTGCCGTGGAAGCCGAAGGGCACGCGGGACGGGAGCTGGACCGTGGCCTCCAGCCGCATGTCGGCGGCATTGACCACCAGGAGCTCCGACGTGCCGGCGCGCTCGTCGTGGACGAAGATGAGCACGTACCCGTCGTCCTCGCCGCGCGGGTGTGCCGCGGCCGGGTCCATGGGCACGAAGCAGGGCTCGCCGCCGAAGCGCCCCTCGCCGTACTCGAACTTGATGAGCTCGCCCGTGGCGAGGTCCACCTTGGCGAAGCCCGAGACCTTGGGCCACGGCTCGGCCACCGCTAGGTAAGCGTACCGGGTCTTGCGGCCCAGGAGGTTGCGGTTCACCATGCCCACCTCCAGGTTCACCTGCTGCGACGGCGGCAGCACGGCGCGGCGGGTGGACCGGCCCGTGCACGTGTCCAGGCGGATCTCCGTGAGCACGCTCTCGAGGCACTCGTCGGACTCGTTGAAGATAGAGTCGGCGGGGGTCATGCAGGAGCCGATCACCACCACCTCGCCCGTCGCCTCGTCCTCCCACGCGTTCCACAGGTGGAAGCAGAAGCAGTCCGGCACGTCCACCCACACCATCTCCGAGGCGTCCGCGGCGTGCTTGGGGAGCACGCCGAAGCGCGACGTCTTCTCCTTGTCCAGCACCACGGGCGAGCCGCCACGCAGCATCTCCTGGAGCTTGAACACCACCTGGTGGTCGGGCACGACCACGAAGTTCTCGGTGATGGCGAAGTCGTGGATCATGGTGGGCTGGTCCAGCGGGATCTCCACGTCGTCGGACTTGGTGCCGTCGGGCCTGAAGTAGAAGTACTTGAGGTACGGCTTCTTGATGACGTCGTAGCTGAGCGCGTGGAGCTCCCCGGTGACCGGGTCGAGCTTCGGGTGCGCGATCATGGCGCAGCCGAGCTGGCCGTCGAAGTCGTAGCGGCCGACGGTCTCGAGGTCGCCGTCGTCCGCGACGCGGACGTGGTAGGGGAGGTCGTCCTCGGACATGGCGAGGAGGCGGCCGTTGAAGTAGACGAGGCCGGCGTTGGCGACGCCGGTGCCGGCCGAGGGATCGACGAGGCCGCACGCGGCGCGCGCGTAGAACAGGGCGAGGCGCGCGATCCCGGAGTGGCCGTGCAGCTCGCCAATGGCCTTGGGGAAGACGGGGCGGCCGATCGCGCGCTCCTGGGTGAGGCGCGCGGTCTCCGTGAAGCGGCAGGCGTAGGACTCGGCGATGCCGTTGCGTATCCGCAGCGCGTGCACCATGCCGTCGCCGTCGAAGAGGTGGTGCCCGGCGACGGGGTCGAAGCAGGGGTTGGCACCGTTGCGCGCGTAGACGCCGTTGATGAAGGGCGGGATGCGGCCGGAGACGGGGAGCTCGCGCACGGGCGGCCGCTCCCCGACGGGCGCGAAGTTGCCGGCGATCTGCACGGCCGGGTCGGCCGTGCTGGGCAGCCCGTGGGGCCGCTCCAGGACGTTGGCCACGAACCCTTCCTCGAACGCGTCGAGCGTGGCCGCCGCAGCGCGCTGGAAGAAGTTGAGCTGCTTCTTGCCGGAGCTGCCGGCCTTCCGCGGCGCCGCGGCGTGCCTCGGGACGGCAATGGCAGCGGCGGGCTTCTTGGACGGCGCCGGCAGGTCGGCCGCGCCGGGCTTGTGGAACGGCGCCTGGAGGCactcggcgggcgcggcggcgtgcGGCGAGAACCGGACGGAATTGGAGGCCCGGGCCCTGCTGGACCCAGCCGGCATGTGCTGCCGGTGTATGGAAACAGAGGTGGGCGGGGCGAGACTCTGCATCGCGGTGGCTGAATTGGCGTGGATCGCGTGCGGGGTTTTTGCGGGATCGGTTGGGTTTTTGCGCGGTCGGCGGAGGAGGCTGGAGTGGAGAGCGGAGCCCGTTGGTGTGGTGGTGGTCTCTGATGGATGGATGGTTTGGTGGCGGTTGTATTTATGGAGAGAGGGTCGAGGTCGAGTGGCGGGAGCAGAGAGAGCAGGGGAAGGGAAGCTCAAAGCTGTGTGGGGTGGGTGACTGGGTGAGTGAGGAGGGGAAGAAAAGAATTGACAGGGGGCGCGAGCGAGACGGGCGGCGCgggtgagggagagagagtggtGTGGTGGACTGGTGGGGTGGGCGGTTTGAACGGGACGCGACTCCAAGAATGAGAATTCGCGACGCGGACAGGGCGCCCACGTGGTGCGCTGCGGGGGGCGGCAGGGGGGACGCGCTGACGGGGACGTGCCCCCGGCGCCCGGCGCCAGCCCACTGCTGTTGCGCTTGTGCAGAAAAAAAAAAAGGCgtgttcttctttttgtttttctattaTATATCACTAGTTTCCCTTTTAGCCACAGGATTTATCGCGTGCGTTGCTTTGTTTATATTATTTCTTTGTTTTGAACAATTGTTTATATTTTTTTCTGGTAGAAGTGTTTTTTGGGCAGAAACAGTAGGAGCAAGGAGCTGAGGGTCGCGATCGAGTCTTCTCCCCGGGCGCAGCCCACACCTCGGCTATTTTCTCCTCGGTACTTGTGCTTCCTTGGACCCGTCCCCGTGCCAAATGTGCTACAGCTGCCCAGTTccgtggatttttttttttatttttaacacttttattTTTAACTATTTTCAAAAcactgaatttttttatttttaaatctaacacttttggccgcgcctatcgCCATGGTACGGCCAAATAACGATGTAGCTctatgcatggcggcgcggcagcgGCGATAACGTGGCACTTTCCCGGGCCCtgactgtggcagaaccgtccgaaataacactctttcggaggcgctcgtcttccactagacattaAACAACTCGAAAGTTAGCTATATTAGAcagtttcatcgagcacaccccacaggagaactcgaatcaatccatgttttacctccagaatccaacaataagtacgagcttacaacacttagtccatttcatacgatAAGAATtcttaaaaattatttattataataccatagttcagagtgcgataattaagcAGAGGAATTGAAATAAACGTCTAACGAAAACGATACAAAGATCCAtatatgcccaccagaagaatcctccacacaagagctacttctCAAGCTGCACAtacaacaagggtaaataaactctgagtacacaatgtactcacaagacttacccgactagtaagAATAGTTTTCCGACTCCAAGGGTGTGATAGGCAGTAAGGTTTGctgtttttctttttgtttacggaaagcattactaatagttcatcctaacagtcaagttttattagcagttatgattacttcattagctaaccattctaggtaatcatctgttctactttcaagcaagggttgagcaatcagaactatttctccatctttcatcttccagttcttactacggtgctagaccatagccaagtcttaccgtctcacggaaatgacgattcacgaaccaatgtatcccagctgggtaccctgaaacacacgccccatttataccccaggcacaaacaagaccaacacaTTCTATTCTTGTCGAGGGATCCAGGTCCCCGCCCAAACTTGGACTACAAGCCCCTACACTTGAGACTCggtctcaacatggtgcttagacctccaccttttctcgcctctaatcagtcagtccggaaagagctgaaacccacgacaagagcttAACGAGCCtccccgctcccataagcaagtatgtgctcaggataataagtctgtgacctgactaccatccacaacaacgaaTGGTTctcaatcgacacagacagggaaaacagtgtaaccaagctaagccccgtggccgtgggacacaactcgTCACACCGACCACAACCCATAcaatatccctgcccagtctccattttccttttatcatttttatcatgagagtaattataataatcaactattatgagtaacggtaagttactcacgctaccgaaaacctaagcataacaGTTACTCGAACCTATACTAATAAGACTTAtagggcagatatatctatgcatgtggtttccataaaatttttGTAACGTAAatggcttgccttgggcaggtgcggtGTAAGCTGAGTCAGTCGTcggtggctccgggacctccttcCTCACGAtgatctcctcctcgtattcctcgatgatctcctcgatcTCGTGATCGtctgtggtcactatctccaccaactcattctctacatacatgcgatgatgatacaacacttaatatttagacaacaacaactcttaaaataagaatacacatatcaagctactaagctagctctaatgactaagataccaagctaactatcatcttcatcaagcaaagtgttgggttcaactaacaaacacttgACTTTGCAAAATAAGGAtacatctttatttctactagtgatttaatgtatattgaaacaaagagcatttaactatcctaattcttagtctattctaaggatataaaaattacagtggacacataataatacaatgaaaccgTTGTAAAAATTTTAAGATCAAAACTATCACCAATTcaccacaaaaaatcctacaataatcaacttaataatattaagcattcacatactatttaatagctcctagtgtcaaactgtcaacacatataaacatgagCTAAATacactgtcgggttcataaacccggggtccctcggggaccggcttccacgccaaggctcaacccaagagtctaaaaaacaacagggcaaagggagGGCCCAGCAactgaccggaaggtctggcccaagaagagcgacacccgctcgtcaacttcttcggcccacctatccgaccggagcactcgctccaggctccagccgcctccgaacggcctctttgatcggaaggcctgccccgagctctacatccgactccgaccccgtgtctctccgaccggggtacgtaagaacactgcttcctactccgaccccgcatctccgaccggagACCCCGTAGGAAGCCTGTTTaccactcttctccgactagcgcggccaaggccgactggggccatccgaccggggacgcccgctagGAAGGAACCGGGGCGAACAGAGAAAGCAGCGcacaaagtcaaaccacgataccaggaccATACCCTGAACGCCTACGGGAGTAGTGCTTCACAAACACCCTGAcgcaaacagtattgtaggcgctgatatttgtgtctacagtattgtaggcgccattgaGCTCCCATATGGCAAAAAGCcccccatgcctctgggcatcaatagtgggcGCTAGggttcaccatacctggtactcgtggtaagggctcctcacataacaatagtattttgcaggtaccgacatccacccttcctgaagaagccaacgcaacctcccatgtgcacctgacattctacagtgacatcaacagtattgtgggcgcctaccatcatcgctaccctcgtcggcgtgggcaacaaggcatagaaacatccgtactctctccctctcacctgtaaagccatcccctttatctataaaaggggatgcgctccctccaacgaggggaggtcgacttcttcaagttcagactcactagatcgatagctcacaacccctcaagcacacgcttggacttctagctcatagcggagttctgGTCGCCcttggcccttccggtcggacccgaccgagcctcttgaacacccctcctttctccctctcatttgtaaccccactacaaactttgagcacctaggctcaggaataaagtcaccgaccgaccccgactggacgtagggcacgttgcccgaactagtataaatcctgtgtcattgagtgctaggccaccttcgatcacaacgtacaacaaaactataaatattaactagttggtcactttctgcaccgacagttggcgccgtccgtggggaagacgctgtacgttcaacactttttggtcatcggatgacccatttttctgccacccccgccgtggtgggctcgggcgatacgattcatttcggctcgctggagttccccgcactctcgcccgccgggatgagggttccacccgtcttcgagccatcccaggccttcctcttcggaagcctagacttcgtcgccgaccaactcggcgtactccacctccatgaGAAGGCTCATGACTCGGCACCCgttggagggacgtcctccatcaactccaggacgcgcgacttcgacgacgcggcatctgcgcttcattctgagcaaactctctgctcaaaccccgctgtgagtaatatacacgctgttatgtactcactattctctatcttccgccaattACCTGGTGGAACCCTGTTGTCCCTAACGCAACCACCGTACGGCCAGTtctcctatggcctcgcatcttccacggacgcatacgcccgggggcttCGAAGGATGCTCGTGCCGCCTCCTCTCGCAttcgaattcgtgggaatggcaagctatgctcccacctgtttcttcGACCTCATGAATGATGATggcgagagcgacggctccagcattagtgacatggcacctagccatcgTCCGTCCCGGGAATGCGCCATGGCGGACCCTCCGGGACACCCACCGGTAGAAGTGGAGTTCTCATAGACTCACGCCCCTCCGGCTCCTCATGCAggcccccgagctcacacgtgagcacggggaggaactGCGACAACGATGGCTGCATGAGCCACCGACTACACCAGCATGCTCGGCGCACCATACTGCGCCTCGTGTGCATAGACCGGTGAACGGCGCTTGGGGTCATGTCCATCAGCCCTAGCACAATGTCCCGGTTCGGGGGACTAATCCCCCGCAGTTCGCTCAGGCTAGTCAGAACATTGCCACCGCGGTAATGCTCCTGCGTGACTTGCCCGAGCCGAATGACCCTCGCAAACGGgggatccaccagaacctctgggcactgctggaaaccaccgccgttcaacaagcggagtgctccgtatcgcgacgccgactcacgacctcgctccccgttcggggaacagggacgcagcagatgggg harbors:
- the LOC136538566 gene encoding 9-cis-epoxycarotenoid dioxygenase 1, chloroplastic-like, translating into MQSLAPPTSVSIHRQHMPAGSSRARASNSVRFSPHAAAPAECLQAPFHKPGAADLPAPSKKPAAAIAVPRHAAAPRKAGSSGKKQLNFFQRAAAATLDAFEEGFVANVLERPHGLPSTADPAVQIAGNFAPVGERPPVRELPVSGRIPPFINGVYARNGANPCFDPVAGHHLFDGDGMVHALRIRNGIAESYACRFTETARLTQERAIGRPVFPKAIGELHGHSGIARLALFYARAACGLVDPSAGTGVANAGLVYFNGRLLAMSEDDLPYHVRVADDGDLETVGRYDFDGQLGCAMIAHPKLDPVTGELHALSYDVIKKPYLKYFYFRPDGTKSDDVEIPLDQPTMIHDFAITENFVVVPDHQVVFKLQEMLRGGSPVVLDKEKTSRFGVLPKHAADASEMVWVDVPDCFCFHLWNAWEDEATGEVVVIGSCMTPADSIFNESDECLESVLTEIRLDTCTGRSTRRAVLPPSQQVNLEVGMVNRNLLGRKTRYAYLAVAEPWPKVSGFAKVDLATGELIKFEYGEGRFGGEPCFVPMDPAAAHPRGEDDGYVLIFVHDERAGTSELLVVNAADMRLEATVQLPSRVPFGFHGTFITGKELEAQA